One Astyanax mexicanus isolate ESR-SI-001 chromosome 3, AstMex3_surface, whole genome shotgun sequence genomic region harbors:
- the ing4 gene encoding inhibitor of growth protein 4, with amino-acid sequence MAAGMYLEHYLDSIENLPFELQRNFQLMRDLDQRTEDLKGQIDSLAREYTANARTLSSDQKLSLLRQIQQSYGKCKEFGDDKVQLAMQTYEMVDKHIRRLDTDLARFEADLKEKQIESTDYDSTSSKGNKSDLRGPKEKKVSRTRSKVKNSDDDCSPKSSQKKVKLMQTTEFSAPAVNFGNVHPSDVLDMPVDPNEPTYCLCHQVSYGEMIGCDNTDCSIEWFHFACVGLTTKPRGKWYCPRCSQERKKK; translated from the exons ATGGCGGCTGGAATGTATTTGGAGCACTATCTGGACA GCATAGAGAATCTCCCCTTTGAGCTGCAGAGGAATTTTCAGCTAATGCGAGATCTGGACCAGAGAACTGAGG ATCTGAAAGGGCAGATTGATTCCCTGGCTCGGGAGTATACAGCTAACGCCCGCACACTCTCCTCAGATCAGAAGCTTTCTCTGCTCAGGCAGATCCAGCAGTCCTATGGGAAGTGCAAAGAGTTTGGAGATGACAAGGTGCAGCTGGCCATGCAGACCTATGAGATG GTGGACAAACACATCAGGAGGCTGGACACAGACCTGGCTCGCTTTGAAGCAGATCTTAAGGAGAAACAGATAGAAAGCACAGACTATGACTCTACCTCCAGCAAGGGAAACAAAA GTGATTTACGGGGGCCTAAAGAGAAAAAGGTATCTCGCACCAGGTCCAAGGTCAAGAACTCAGACGATGACTGCAGTCCTAAGAGTAGTCAAAAGAAAGTCAAACTGATGCAAAC gacTGAGTTCTCCGCACCAGCTGTTAACTTTGGGAACGTTCACCCCTCAGACGTGTTGGACATGCCAGTGGACCCGAATGAACCAACTTACTGCCTGTGCCACCAGGTCTCATATGGAGAGATGATCGGTTGTGACAACACTGAT TGCTCCATCGAGTGGTTCCACTTTGCCTGTGTGGGGCTGACCACCAAGCCCAGGGGAAAATG gTACTGCCCAAGATGTTCACAAGAGCGCAAGAAAAAATGA